The Streptomyces sp. NBC_01463 DNA window GCGCCACCCACCGTGCCCCCACCCACGAGAACAACAGTCAGGGATGACCAAGTGATCGCCCTTTCCCTCGCCGAGATCGCCGAAATCGTCGGCGGGCAGTCGTACGACATACCGGATCCGGCCGTCATCGTCAGCGGGCCAGTCGTCATCGACTCCCGGGAGGTGAAGCCAGGCAGCCTCTTCGTCGCCTTCGCCGGTGAACGCGTCGACGGCCACGACTACGCGCAGCGCGCCGTCGAGGCCGGTGCGGCCGTCGTCCTGGCCTCCCGCCCCGTCGGTGTACCCGCGATCGTCGTGGACGACGTGGTGGCGGCGCTCGGCGCCCTCTCCCGGTCCGTCGTCGGCCGCCTCGGCACCACCGTCGTCGCGCTCACCGGATCCGCCGGCAAGACCTCCACCAAGGACCTCATCGCCCAGCTCCTGGAGCGCAAGGGGCCGACCGTCTACCCGGCGGGCAACCTCAACAACGAGATCGGTCTGCCGCTCACCGCGCTGCGTGCCACCGCGGAGACCCAGCACCTCGTCCTCGAAATGGGCGCCCGGTACATCGGCGACATCTGTTACCTCACCGGACTCGTCCCGCCCCGGATCGGGCTCGTCCTCAACGTCGGCAGCGCCCACATCGGCGAGTTCGGCGGCCGCGAGCAGATCGCCCAGGCCAAGGGCGAGATGGTCGAGTCCCTCCCCGAGGACGGCCTCGCCGTCCTCAACGCCGACGACCCCCTCGTCCGCGCGATGACCTCCCGGACCAAGGCCCGGGTGCTGTTCTTCGGTGAAGCCGCGGATGCGGACGTACGGGGTGAGAACGTCCGGCTCACCGAGGACGGCCGCCCCGCGTTCAGGCTCCACACACCCACCGGGTGCAGCGATGTGACCATGCGCCTGTACGGTGAGCACCACGTGTCGAACGCGCTCGCCGCGGCCGCCGTCGCCCATGAGTTGGGCCTGTCCGCAGACGAGATCGCCGTGGCGCTCTCCGAGGCGGGCACCCTCTCCCGCTGGCGCATGGAGGTCACCGAGCGTCCGGACGGCGTGACGTTCGTCAATGACGCCTACAACGCCAACCCCGAATCCATGAAGGCCGCGCTCCGCGCGCTGGCCGCCATGGGGAAGGGGCGTCGTACGTGGGCGGTGCTCGGCCAGATGGCCGAGCTCGGCGACGCCTCGCTCACCGAGCACGACGCGGTCGGACGGCTCGCCGTCCGGCTCAACGTCAGCAAGCTCGTCGCGGTCGGGGGCAGAGAAGCCTCCTGGCTGCAACTGGGCGCATACAACGAGGGTTCGTGGGGTGAGGAGTCGGTGCATGTGTCCGACGCACAGGCTGCCGTCGACCTGTTGCGCAGTGAACTGCGCCCGGGAGACGTCGTGCTGGTGAAGGCGTCCCGGTCGGTCGGCCTGGAGCAGGTCGTTACGGCACTGCTGGAGAACGCGACCGAGGGCGAGGTCGCCGGCCGATGAGGCAGATCCTCTTCGCGGGGGCCATCGGGCTCTTCCTGACCCTGGTCGGTACCCCGCTGCTGATCAAGCTGCTGGCCCGCAAGGGATACGGGCAGTTCATCCGGGACGACGGCCCGCGCAGCCACGGATCGAAGAAGGGCACGCCCACGATGGGCGGCATCGCCTTCATCCTGGCGACGATCATCGCGTACGTGCTGGCGAAGGTCATCACCGGCGAGGACATGCGCTTCTCCGGTGTGCTGGTCCTCTTCCTGATGGCCGGCATGGGACTCGTCGGCTTCCTCGACGACTACATCAAGATCGTCAAGCAGCGTTCGCTGGGCCTGCGCGCCAAGGCGAAGATGGCCGGCCAGCTGATCGTCGGCATCGCCTTCGCGGTGCTCTCGCTCCAGTTCGCCGACGCCCGCGGCAACACCCCCGCCTCCACCAAGCTCTCGTTCGTCGAGGACTTCGGCTGGTCGATCGGCCCGGTGCTGTTCGTGCTCTGGGCGCTCTTCATGATTCTCGCCATGTCCAACGGCGTGAACCTGACGGACGGTCTGGACGGCCTCGCCACCGGTGCGTCCGTGATGGTCTTCGGCGCGTACACCTTCATCGGGCTCTGGCAGTTCCAGGAGTCCTGCGCCAACGCGGCCACCCTCACCAACCCGAGCGCCTGCTTCGAAGTGCGAGATCCGCTCGACCTCGCGGTCGTGGCCTCCGCGCTGATGGGCTCCTGCTTCGGCTTCCTGTGGTGGAACACGTCGCCCGCCAAGATCTTCATGGGCGACACCGGCTCGCTCGCCCTCGGCGGAGCGCTCGCCGGTCTGGCGATCTGCTCCCGCACCGAGTTCCTGATGGCGGTGCTCGGCGGCCTCTTCGTGATGATCACGATGTCCGTCGTCATCCAGGTCGGCTCGTTCAAGATGACCGGCAAGCGCGTCTTCCGGATGGCGCCACTGCAGCACCACTTCGAACTCAAGGGGTGGTCCGAAGTCCTTGTCGTGGTCCGCTTCTGGATCATCCAGGGCATGTGCGTGATCGTCGGCCTCGGCCTCTTCTACGCAGGATGGGCAGCCAAGAAGTGAGCAACGTGGACTGGCAGGGCAAGCACGTCACGGTCGCCGGACTCGGGGTCTCCGGGATCCCGGCGGCCCGGGTGCTGCACGGCCTCGGCGCCGTCGTCACCGTGGTCAACGACGGGGACGACGAGCGCTCGCGCACCCAGGCCGCGGAGCTGGAGGCGCAGGGCATCACCGTGCGCCTCGGCGACGGGGCCACCCTGCCGGAGTCCACCGAGCTCATCGTCACCACCCCGGGCTGGAAGCCCGACAAGCCGCTCTTCACCGCGGCCGCCGAGGCGGGCGTCCCCATCTGGGGCGACGTCGAACTCGCCTGGCGGCTGCGTGGGCGGGACGGCCGGGAACCGGCCCCCTGGCTCGCGGTCACCGGCACCAACGGCAAGACCACGACCGTACGGATGCTCGCCTCGATCCTGGAGGCGGCCGGGCTGCGCACCGCCGCGGTCGGCAACATCGGGGTCTCGCTGCTGGACGCGGTCCTCGGCGAGGAGACGTACGACGTCCTGGCCGTCGAGCTCTCCAGCTACCAGCTGCACTGGTCGCCCTCGCTGCGCGCCCACTCCGCAGCCGTCCTCAACCTGGCGCCGGACCACCTCGACTGGCACGGCTCCATGGCCGCGTACGTCGCGGACAAGGGCCGGATCTACGAGGGCAACACCGTCGCCTGCGTCTACAACGTGGCGGACCCCGCCACGGAGGAACTGGTGCGCGAGGCGGACGTCGAGGAGGGCTGCCGGGCGATCGGCTTCACCCTCGGCACCCCGGGGCCCTCCCAGCTCGGGGTCGTCGACGGCATCCTCGTCGACCGCGCCTTCGTGACGAACCGGCAGAAGCAGGCCCAGGAGCTCGCCGAGGTCGCGGACGTGAACCCGCCCGCCCCGCACAACATCGCCAACGCGCTGGCGGCAGCGGCGCTGGCCCGCGCCTTCGGCGTGGAGCCCGCCGCCGTGCGCGACGGGCTGCGGGCCTTCCGCCCCGACCCGCACCGCATCGAGCACGTCGCGGACGTCGCCGGGGTGGCGTACATCGACGACTCCAAGGCCACCAACACCCACGCCGCCGAAGCCTCCCTGGCGTCCTACGACTCCATCGTCTGGATCGCCGGCGGGCTGGCCAAGGGCGCGAGCTTCGACGAGCTGGTGACCGGGTGCGCGAAGCGGCTGCGGGGCGTCGTGCTGATGGGCGCCGACCGCGCCCTGATCCGCGAAGCCCTCGCGCGACACGCCCCCGAGGTCCCGGTGACCGACCTCGACCGGACCGACACTGGGGCGATGTCCGAGGCGGTCCGCGAGGCGGCACGGCTCGCCCGGCCGGGAGACACCGTACTGATGGCCCCGGCCTGTGCCTCGATGGACATGTTCGTCAATTACAACAAGCGGGGCGAGGCCTTCGCGGACGCCGTCCGCGCACAGGCCGCCGAGAACGACTGACGGGCCCGGCCTCCACGCCGTACGGTCCCGGAACACCCGGGTACGCGCGACCGCGCCGGGGCCCGGGCCCTCGGCACCGAAGCCCCGGGCACGAGCA harbors:
- the mraY gene encoding phospho-N-acetylmuramoyl-pentapeptide-transferase, whose amino-acid sequence is MRQILFAGAIGLFLTLVGTPLLIKLLARKGYGQFIRDDGPRSHGSKKGTPTMGGIAFILATIIAYVLAKVITGEDMRFSGVLVLFLMAGMGLVGFLDDYIKIVKQRSLGLRAKAKMAGQLIVGIAFAVLSLQFADARGNTPASTKLSFVEDFGWSIGPVLFVLWALFMILAMSNGVNLTDGLDGLATGASVMVFGAYTFIGLWQFQESCANAATLTNPSACFEVRDPLDLAVVASALMGSCFGFLWWNTSPAKIFMGDTGSLALGGALAGLAICSRTEFLMAVLGGLFVMITMSVVIQVGSFKMTGKRVFRMAPLQHHFELKGWSEVLVVVRFWIIQGMCVIVGLGLFYAGWAAKK
- the murD gene encoding UDP-N-acetylmuramoyl-L-alanine--D-glutamate ligase, whose product is MSNVDWQGKHVTVAGLGVSGIPAARVLHGLGAVVTVVNDGDDERSRTQAAELEAQGITVRLGDGATLPESTELIVTTPGWKPDKPLFTAAAEAGVPIWGDVELAWRLRGRDGREPAPWLAVTGTNGKTTTVRMLASILEAAGLRTAAVGNIGVSLLDAVLGEETYDVLAVELSSYQLHWSPSLRAHSAAVLNLAPDHLDWHGSMAAYVADKGRIYEGNTVACVYNVADPATEELVREADVEEGCRAIGFTLGTPGPSQLGVVDGILVDRAFVTNRQKQAQELAEVADVNPPAPHNIANALAAAALARAFGVEPAAVRDGLRAFRPDPHRIEHVADVAGVAYIDDSKATNTHAAEASLASYDSIVWIAGGLAKGASFDELVTGCAKRLRGVVLMGADRALIREALARHAPEVPVTDLDRTDTGAMSEAVREAARLARPGDTVLMAPACASMDMFVNYNKRGEAFADAVRAQAAEND
- a CDS encoding UDP-N-acetylmuramoyl-tripeptide--D-alanyl-D-alanine ligase is translated as MIALSLAEIAEIVGGQSYDIPDPAVIVSGPVVIDSREVKPGSLFVAFAGERVDGHDYAQRAVEAGAAVVLASRPVGVPAIVVDDVVAALGALSRSVVGRLGTTVVALTGSAGKTSTKDLIAQLLERKGPTVYPAGNLNNEIGLPLTALRATAETQHLVLEMGARYIGDICYLTGLVPPRIGLVLNVGSAHIGEFGGREQIAQAKGEMVESLPEDGLAVLNADDPLVRAMTSRTKARVLFFGEAADADVRGENVRLTEDGRPAFRLHTPTGCSDVTMRLYGEHHVSNALAAAAVAHELGLSADEIAVALSEAGTLSRWRMEVTERPDGVTFVNDAYNANPESMKAALRALAAMGKGRRTWAVLGQMAELGDASLTEHDAVGRLAVRLNVSKLVAVGGREASWLQLGAYNEGSWGEESVHVSDAQAAVDLLRSELRPGDVVLVKASRSVGLEQVVTALLENATEGEVAGR